The segment AACCTTTTTTATTTTGCGAAAATACAGTCCAGGTGATACGGTTATAGCAGCGGGTGCCCTATATCCTCATTTTTCCACTTGACAAAATCAATGGTTGCCTTATTATATATCTTAGTGATATCAAAATGATATCACATTACTATCTTAATCAGAATCCCTCATGAGGAAAGAAGGAGGAACCCATGCGTACGTCAGGTCAGAACGAGGAACGCCCTGCCCCCTATTGGGCGGGAATGCCCATGCTCATCGGAAACATTATCCTTACCGCCGGTACCGTGGCGCTTTTCATTTATGGTTCCATACAGGCCGATAAACAGCTTACTCTACAGGCTATTCTGATGATGAGCCTCGGCGGCCTCTACGGTTTTATCCTGGGGCCCCTGGTGTTTACGGGGCTTCGGATTCTTAAACCCAACGAAGCCCTCGTTCTTACCCTGTTTGGGAAGTATTACGGGACCCTTAAAGGGCCAGGCTTTTTCTGGGTTACCCCCTTTGTGCAAGCCGTGGCCCCTGTCCCTGTAAAACCCTCTACCGCCCAGGTGCCCCTCGAAAAAACTACCCCCGGCCGGGGAGAAGGGGTAAACAAAAGAATATCCCTTAAGGCCCTTACCCTGGATAACGAAAAACAAAAAATCAACGACGCCCTCGGTAATCCTATCATTATCGGGATTGTGGTGGTCTGGCGGGTCATAGACACGGCAAAGGCGGTCTTTAACGTGGATAACTACGTAGAGTACCTTTCCATTCAGTGCGATTCGGCCCTGCGGAATATCGTCCGGCTGTATCCCTATGATTCACCCGATGAGGAGAACGAAAAATCCCTGCGGGGCAGCAGTCAGGAAATCGCAGAACGCCTTAAAGCGGAAATACAACAAAAGGTAGACATCGCAGGCCTGGAGATTATCGAAGCCCGGATTACCCACCTTTCCTATGCTCCAGAAATCGCCACGGCGATGCTCCAGAAACAACAGGCTACCGCGGTGGTTGCCGCCCGCCAGCTTATTGTGGAAGGAGCGGTGGGCATGGTAGAAATGGCCCTAGAAAAGCTAAGCCAGCGACAAATCA is part of the Thermanaerothrix sp. genome and harbors:
- a CDS encoding SPFH domain-containing protein, with product MLIGNIILTAGTVALFIYGSIQADKQLTLQAILMMSLGGLYGFILGPLVFTGLRILKPNEALVLTLFGKYYGTLKGPGFFWVTPFVQAVAPVPVKPSTAQVPLEKTTPGRGEGVNKRISLKALTLDNEKQKINDALGNPIIIGIVVVWRVIDTAKAVFNVDNYVEYLSIQCDSALRNIVRLYPYDSPDEENEKSLRGSSQEIAERLKAEIQQKVDIAGLEIIEARITHLSYAPEIATAMLQKQQATAVVAARQLIVEGAVGMVEMALEKLSQRQIINLDEERKAAMVSNLLVVLCANREAQPVVNTGTLY